A single Cyclopterus lumpus isolate fCycLum1 chromosome 3, fCycLum1.pri, whole genome shotgun sequence DNA region contains:
- the mns1 gene encoding meiosis-specific nuclear structural protein 1, producing the protein MSGHWTCSQQQRWTSQRQMQEQLRQQEAERLARDRQQQAGVRDEESFERRRHQRQAQEELKERRMESAMLKAEEERINREKQLEQEERMAKELARINFETQRDEKMRQYIKENSLELRELESKLKSAYLNKERAAQMAEQEVRRLETMREEADLARKMKSEYERGDVEKQKVEEKRHEELVQCQRELEQQLVERERRRQEAYEEFLKEKLVVDEIVRKIYEEDQMERQLKLEKVRATQQHIEAFKKQRAEWRRIEQEKMEAENKRIMEFVSHQENMEESRMAKIREREKGKEHLHKILSEKIEGERQQREEMEQVREELYLEEQEEANRQRDIEEMEKKIRQRLMMQQTCQQQMAFKEMRRQAEKEEEEAFRRMMMAKFAEDDRLEQMNAQKRRMKQLEHKREVEKLLEDRRLQHEADMELEAKERAIEQEREALRRQIIEEERQRLLKRHATKLLGYLPKGLLREDDLEHFDEDFRKHFKTRQVDIFSEDGWDGDE; encoded by the exons ATG AGTGGCCACTGGACGTGCAGCCAGCAGCAGAGGTGGACGTCTCAGCGCCAGATGCAGGAGCAGCTCCGGCAGCAGGAGGCCGAGCGCCTGGCCCgagacaggcagcagcaggcCGGTGTGCGGGACGAGGAGAGCTTCGAGAGGAGGAGGCACCAGCGACAGGCGCAGGAGGAACTCAAGGAGAGGCGCATGGAGAGCGCAATGCTGAAG gcagaggaggagagaataaacagagaaaagcaactGGAGCAAGAGGAGAGAATGGCTAAGGAGCTGGCCCGCATCAACTTTGAGACACAACGAGATGAGAAAATGAGACAGTATATTAAAGAGAACAG CCTGGAGCTTCGAGAACTTGAGTCAAAGCTGAAATCTGCatatttgaataaggaaagagcTGCACAAATGGCTGAGCAGGAAGTTAGGAGGCTTGAGACAATG CGTGAGGAGGCAGACTTGGCCCGCAAGATGAAGAGTGAATATGAGCGAGGAGACGTCGAGAAGCAGAAAGTGGAGGAGAAACGCCACGAGGAGCTGGTGCAGTGTCAGAGAgagctggagcagcagctcgTGGAGAGGGAGCGCAGGAGACAAGAGGCGTACGAGGAGTTCCTCAAAGAGAAGCTCGTGGTTGATGAGATAGTCAGGAAGATCTACGAAGAGGATCAGAT GGAGAGACAGCTGAAACTGGAGAAGGTCAGAGCCACTCAGCAACACATTGAAGCATTCAAGAAACAGCGAGCAGAGTGGAGACGGATAGAgcaagaaaagatggaggccgaGAATAAAAGGATCATGGAGTTTGTGAGCCatcaggagaacatggaggagagcAGAATGGCTAAGatcagagagagggaaaaaggaaaagagcaTCTTCATAAAATA CTGTCTGAGAAGATTGAAGGGGAGAGGCAGCAACGTGAAGAGATGGAACAAGTCCGTGAGGAACTTTATTTAGAAGAACAGGAAGAGGCtaacaggcagagagacatt gaagagatggagaagaaaaTCCGACAGAGGTTGATGATGCAGCAGACCTGCCAGCAGCAGATGGCTTTCAAAGAGATGCGAAGGcaggcagagaaagaggaagaggaggccttCAGGAGAATGATGATGGCTAAGTTTGCAGAAGACGACCGCTTAGAGCAGATGAATGCCCAGAAACGACGCATGAAGCAACTTGAGCACAAACGCGAGGTGGAGAAACTGTTGGAGGACAGAAGACTGCAGCATGAGGCCGACATG GAACTGGAGGCTAAAGAGAGAGCAAttgagcaggagagggaggctCTGCGTCGGCAGATAATtgaagaggagaggcagcgacTTCTTAAACGCCATGCAACAAAACTCCTTGGATACCTACCAAAG GGCTTGCTCCGTGAAGACGACCTGGAGCACTTTGATGAAGACTtcagaaaacactttaaaacacggCAGGTGGATATCTTCTCTGAGGATGGCTGGGATGGCGATGAGTAA
- the LOC117747985 gene encoding E3 ubiquitin-protein ligase NEDD4-like — MARRLRLQFASRRSNTDPLSESLSSHGEESGVSVSARSPTESLAHSSVHFKVTPLSPDYANLQRYSSVFIPRVNTGGFNKKSILQILLQPCGKLSGELDGSIEDGDPGASEGGAGSVSDRGLCSSSMASDAGYCSSNSIFEPEASEKHRTTQERSLLRCKSKVPLRRCSSLVIFPKSPCNTPPASPVSPMALSALPPVRGSHQSSLQTSASELSQDDEEVNCKESITTAVSGHRLPKGSCSAELRDTKHMVQFKIPLQEEPKGKMEDRSKIRGLPLTLDRSNRHSSSVLLHFAHQRPIMSCKGATTTATVDVDNPEAPNPIAHPDGEHNPRKKLYRSTSACLLSSTKPTEKKVCSSGKGQEGSEENNCHRAIQRSFSLEVPYANTGISCYVSNPKLSSPHSPHVHIHLSPCCPAKLPSSFTDVNTSHEGINMQKSPVQNTKVSVKFLH, encoded by the coding sequence ATGGCACGTCGGCTGCGCTTACAATTTGCGTCAAGGAGAAGCAACACAGACCCTCTGTCAGAAAGCCTCAGCAGCCATGGTGAGGAGAGTGGAGTCAGTGTGTCAGCTCGTAGCCCCACAGAGAGTCTGGCGCACAGCTCTGTCCACTTTAAGGTGACTCCACTGTCACCAGACTATGCTAATTTACAGCGGTACTCTTCAGTATTCATACCCAGGGTTAACACTGGAGGATTTAATAAGAAGAGCATTCTACAGATCTTGCTGCAGCCCTGTGGAAAGCTTAGTGGAGAGCTAGATGGCAGTATAGAGGATGGAGACCCAGGAGCCAGTGAAGGAGGAGCAGGCAGTGTCTCTGACAGAGgcttgtgcagcagcagcatggccAGCGATGCCGGGTACTGTAGCAGCAACAGCATCTTTGAGCCAGAGGCTTCAGAAAAGCACAGGACCACCCAGGAGAGGAGTCTACTCCGCTGCAAGTCAAAGGTCCCTTTGAGACGGTGCTCCTCCTTGGTTATATTTCCAAAGAGcccctgcaacaccccacctgCTTCTCCAGTCAGTCCAATGGCTTTATCTGCTCTCCCACCAGTAAGGGGGTCTCATCAGTCATCTCTACAGACGTCTGCCAGTGAATTGTCACAAGATGATGAGGAAGTGAATTGCAAAGAGTCCATTACCACAGCAGTAAGCGGCCATCGTCTCCCTAAAGGAAGCTGTTCAGCTGAGTTAAGGGACACCAAACACATGGTGCAATTTAAAATTCCTTTACAGGAAGAACCAAAAGGCAAAATGGAGGACAGGAGTAAAATAAGGGGACTGCCGTTAACTTTAGACAGATCGAATCGTCACTCCAGCAGCGTGCTGCTGCACTTTGCTCACCAGAGACCAATAATGTCCTGCAAGGGAGCTACAACCACGGCTACAGTTGATGTGGATAATCCTGAGGCTCCTAACCCAATCGCACACCCCGATGGTGAACACAACCCTCGAAAAAAACTGTACCGTAGTACTTCTGCCTGTTTGCTCTCCTCAACTAAACCAACAGAGAAAAaggtctgttcatcaggaaaaGGACAGGAAGGGTCTGAGGAAAACAATTGTCATCGAGCCATACAAAGGAGCTTTTCCCTGGAGGTGCCATACGCTAACACTGGAATTTCATGTTACGTTTCAAATCCCAAACTCAGTAGTCCTCACTCTCCACATGTGCACATTCATTTGTCTCCTTGCTGCCCAGCTAAGTTGCCTAGCTCTTTTACTGATGTAAACACAAGCCACGAAGGGATTAACATGCAAAAGAGTCCGGTTCAAAACACCAAGGTGAGTGTTAAGTTTCTTCATTGA
- the tex9 gene encoding testis-expressed protein 9 isoform X1: MAERSFDQKGRPSQCVVSQKRPSSSSKAVRSKMVEVRPQAKSASGSTKKHTDDLLAKEEQYKLLNAELEAKTADLVRQAEQLMREQSEVLSKPFSTLLLTDVEDEEESRKIHNPQSTMQEPGVKVVTKKRIAATSHSISTRKQKKEPRCKTVLPKITHVADLADVEDSEDFFLAKTIRSMEEKMNDTVTQEDVVDDEANAGDNVCSGVSEAHIRVQKAKLRIMQEELDQLSCEYYKKDDENAKLGAKIKELEEERARLQKTTNIQQTQIEKHRALAEESDKKCDGLQLQLSALHKEIEHLNRSHKQAAAVHSTVEVRLNRALEEVERFKAQLNKMKQTNKDKISDEHQSKENLLAENKMLKKQKAELIVGFKKQLKLIEILKRQKMHFEAAKLLSFTEDEFMKALDWGKSEAQRGADK; the protein is encoded by the exons ATGGCTGAAAGAAGTTTTGATCAAAAGGGCCGTCCGTCTCAGTGCGTCGTCTCGCAG AAGCGTCCGTCCTCTAGCAGTAAGGCTGTGAGGTCCAAGATGGTTGAAGTAAGACCGCAGGCAAAATCTGCCTCTGGTTCAACAAAGAAGCACACAGATGACCTTCTTGCTAAGGAAGAACAATACAA ACTCTTAAATGCAGAGCTGGAAGCCAAAACAGCAGATCTAGTAAGACAAGCAGAACAACTTATG AGAGAACAGAGTGAAGTTCTGTCAAAACCTTTCTCCACCCTCCTGCTCACGGACgttgaggatgaagaggagtcAAG GAAGATACACAATCCACAGAGCACTATGCAGGAGCCTGGTGTGAAG GTGGTGACCAAAAAAAGAATCGCAGCAACATCACACAGCATCTCTactagaaaacaaaaaaaagagcctcGCTGTAAAACAGT ACTCCCAAAGATAACTCATGTGGCTGACTTAGCAGATGTAGAAGACTCTGAGGATTTCTTCCTGGCAAAGACAATACGGAGcatggaggagaagatgaacgACACCGTGACTCAAGAAGATGTTGTGGATGATGAGGCTAATGCTGGAGACAATGTATGCTCAG GCGTTTCAGAAGCTCACATACGAGTTCAGAAGGCAAAACTACGGATCATGCAGGAGGAACTGGATCAACTCTCATGTGAATATTATAAGAAG GATGATGAAAATGCCAAGCTTGGTGCTAAAATAAAGGAGCTTGAGGAGGAACGAGCCAGActgcagaaaacaacaaacatccaGCAGACGCAGATTGAAAAGCACAGAGCTTTAGCAGAGGAGTCCGACAAAAAGTGTGATGGTCTTCAACTGCAATTGTCTGCATTACACAAG GAAATAGAACATCTGAATAGATCCCACAAACAAGCAGCGGCGGTGCACAGCACGGTGGAGGTTCGTCTGAACAGAGcgctggaggaggtggagaggttCAAGGCTCAGCTCAACAAGATGAAACAGACGAACAAG GACAAGATAAGCGATGAACATCAGAGTAAAGAAAATCTACTTGCCGAAAACAAAATgctaaaaaaacagaaagccgAACTCATTGTGGGTTTCAAGAAACAGCTGAAGCTGATTGAGATCCTCAAAAGACAAAAG ATGCATTTTGAAGCTGCCAAGCTGCTGTCGTTCACAGAGGACGAGTTCATGAAAGCTCTAGACTGGGGGAAGTCAGAGGCACAGAGAGGTGCAGATAAATGA
- the tex9 gene encoding testis-expressed protein 9 isoform X2: MAERSFDQKGRPSQCVVSQRPSSSSKAVRSKMVEVRPQAKSASGSTKKHTDDLLAKEEQYKLLNAELEAKTADLVRQAEQLMREQSEVLSKPFSTLLLTDVEDEEESRKIHNPQSTMQEPGVKVVTKKRIAATSHSISTRKQKKEPRCKTVLPKITHVADLADVEDSEDFFLAKTIRSMEEKMNDTVTQEDVVDDEANAGDNVCSGVSEAHIRVQKAKLRIMQEELDQLSCEYYKKDDENAKLGAKIKELEEERARLQKTTNIQQTQIEKHRALAEESDKKCDGLQLQLSALHKEIEHLNRSHKQAAAVHSTVEVRLNRALEEVERFKAQLNKMKQTNKDKISDEHQSKENLLAENKMLKKQKAELIVGFKKQLKLIEILKRQKMHFEAAKLLSFTEDEFMKALDWGKSEAQRGADK, translated from the exons ATGGCTGAAAGAAGTTTTGATCAAAAGGGCCGTCCGTCTCAGTGCGTCGTCTCGCAG CGTCCGTCCTCTAGCAGTAAGGCTGTGAGGTCCAAGATGGTTGAAGTAAGACCGCAGGCAAAATCTGCCTCTGGTTCAACAAAGAAGCACACAGATGACCTTCTTGCTAAGGAAGAACAATACAA ACTCTTAAATGCAGAGCTGGAAGCCAAAACAGCAGATCTAGTAAGACAAGCAGAACAACTTATG AGAGAACAGAGTGAAGTTCTGTCAAAACCTTTCTCCACCCTCCTGCTCACGGACgttgaggatgaagaggagtcAAG GAAGATACACAATCCACAGAGCACTATGCAGGAGCCTGGTGTGAAG GTGGTGACCAAAAAAAGAATCGCAGCAACATCACACAGCATCTCTactagaaaacaaaaaaaagagcctcGCTGTAAAACAGT ACTCCCAAAGATAACTCATGTGGCTGACTTAGCAGATGTAGAAGACTCTGAGGATTTCTTCCTGGCAAAGACAATACGGAGcatggaggagaagatgaacgACACCGTGACTCAAGAAGATGTTGTGGATGATGAGGCTAATGCTGGAGACAATGTATGCTCAG GCGTTTCAGAAGCTCACATACGAGTTCAGAAGGCAAAACTACGGATCATGCAGGAGGAACTGGATCAACTCTCATGTGAATATTATAAGAAG GATGATGAAAATGCCAAGCTTGGTGCTAAAATAAAGGAGCTTGAGGAGGAACGAGCCAGActgcagaaaacaacaaacatccaGCAGACGCAGATTGAAAAGCACAGAGCTTTAGCAGAGGAGTCCGACAAAAAGTGTGATGGTCTTCAACTGCAATTGTCTGCATTACACAAG GAAATAGAACATCTGAATAGATCCCACAAACAAGCAGCGGCGGTGCACAGCACGGTGGAGGTTCGTCTGAACAGAGcgctggaggaggtggagaggttCAAGGCTCAGCTCAACAAGATGAAACAGACGAACAAG GACAAGATAAGCGATGAACATCAGAGTAAAGAAAATCTACTTGCCGAAAACAAAATgctaaaaaaacagaaagccgAACTCATTGTGGGTTTCAAGAAACAGCTGAAGCTGATTGAGATCCTCAAAAGACAAAAG ATGCATTTTGAAGCTGCCAAGCTGCTGTCGTTCACAGAGGACGAGTTCATGAAAGCTCTAGACTGGGGGAAGTCAGAGGCACAGAGAGGTGCAGATAAATGA
- the LOC117728721 gene encoding DNA-binding protein RFX7-like — MAEEDPQQQPDRGARSLPGLLTGLQGAEASALQLRIKNSICKSVQSKVENILQDVEKFSDIEKLYLYLKLPSGPTSNIDKSDQSALSSSRTQQMHAFNWIRHHLEEYPETSLPKQEVYDEYKSFCDNLNYHPLSAADFGKMMKNVFPNMKARRLGMRGKSKYCYSGLRKRPFVHMPLLPSLDLHKTGDGLQCDVLESPGQLSSIKEDVRFAACDLVCEWAQKVLKRQFDAVEDLARFLIDSHYISNKSLAALTIVTGTATEVKPPQTVSAFVPTAEAHSFQPHGTTLSSPSVDAKQQLQRKIQRKQQEQKLYSPPGEGQLKRADDSVPCASPTPPSPQPTIGIVVAAVPSPITVQRSRQLLSPSPMGTVEGKMLPINFQMVTQPVQAVKQSPKTPQSIVASPVGERTARQRYAQILPKPTATTAITLRSPSTMIIGNSPVKTVMTTCHVSPVSLVKMTAISLSPNSSNTTTSLANATLRPASAGISSTLFAEDISYNQSMRSTSAFPILAPVARFGQTTNTHTIDVEMEVEAIHKYSQMQNPGALAFPQEAMANRAGGAFQRAASVPIPQSKGFLSLEDTSSTNCNGNFSSSSNTVRPGENSYNGANNTSALHLTPNTSAVSFLNTSTHPSFGESSNVIPVKEGFLSTKSLRKRSSLSPDLSLIKRAFMPQQPVEGGAGLGYRIRNTLANILRPGAPTRPESAPAAREVEKKMISVPFAQVHAPCTSSVRASGFYSVAKTQSSMQRKNTSTVMETCTSVSHPLIQQQQGHTMSNVHAIPNNPGLQTHSGVSDVRSSATGSLEGAQQHTYSKSMSVTTPLDFLNQASSSSQLPMQTDMDYFPFDDDVTQDSIVEELVQMEEQMKLNNVQEFGNCVALQGQQAVMPDSMMSTNQTMTSYYHAANCRSNPIQTPTPTPTPTPTPTSEMMGGIQSFTRESPFSRIASTTPVDSALGSSRHTPAGTPHSNCSSTVPPSPVECRNPFAFTPINSSITGFHDGSTISSSPVKPMQRPMATHPDKTRLEWMNNSYNSSSGSLNKSNSGMGILPSYQSLIGDHFQKPHAFAVPHARHHDSHFGRLTPISPVQQQVANTAKQEGFAVPAPLDNKAANTPASTFRCRSVSPAVHQRNLSGNTGNLPHIPHSVVSPFNSPVTPEMLNIFANRQTQFGVSSMAQRSHSVPLNILMQTEVQPTLGQHCNSKNITNVLLSKLDGDHDDTVRGLGINNLPSSYTARMNLTQILESDPELSCSDHHLSLMTSDSTSRCKLQRPNYLIENAINEQMILSAGDSRVQSASREQHRQQAQSMLLTLCSQQHQEELQQQLDFSSTVKDLLADNSLTAGSQLMEQVSELTTGTADFPCEIRLTSELSSSINDLNALDTDLLFDPNQQQGQYQHAAAEDELVNDVLFQQITSDTAHSSGLDWLESKDHPTVGLMG; from the exons ATGGCCGAGGAGGACCCCCAGCAGCAGCCGGACCGCGGGGCGAGGAGTCTGCCCGGCCTGCTCACCGGGCTGCAGGGCGCTGAGGCCAGTGCTCTGCAGCTGAGGATCAAGAACTCCATCTG CAAATCTGTTCAATCAAAAGTGGAAAACATTCTG caAGATGTGGAGAAATTCTCAGACATTGAAAAACTCTACCTCTACCTTAAGTTGCCTTCTGGTCCAACCAGCAACATTGATAAAAG TGACCAGAGCGCCCTGTCATCAAGCCGCACTCAGCAGATGCATGCGTTTAATTGGATCCGCCATCATTTGGAGGAATACCCAGAGACATCTCTTCCCAAACAGGAGGTCTATGATGAATACAA GAGCTTCTGTGACAATCTAAACTACCATCCACTGAGTGCTGCAGATTTTGGAAAAATGATGAAAAATGTCTTCCCGAACATGAAGGCGCGTCGACTTGGCATGAGAGGAAAATCAAA ATATTGCTACAGTGGACTGAGGAAGAGGCCCTTTGTTCACATGCCATTGTTACCCTCTCTGGACCTCCATAAAACAGGAGATGGG CTCCAGTGTGATGTTTTAGAGTCACCGGGCCAGCTGAGCAGCATAAAGGAGGATGTGCGATTTGCAGCCTGTGACCTGGTGTGCGAGTGGGCCCAAAAGGTGCTGAAACGCCAGTTTGATGCCGTGGAAGACTTGGCTCGCTTCCTAATCGACAGCCATTACATCAGCAACAAGTCTCTGGCAGCTCTCACCATTGTTACCGGCACAGCAACAG AGGTTAAGCCTCCACAGACGGTGTCAGCGTTTGTCCCCACTGCTGAGGCTCACTCCTTCCAGCCTCATGGGACGACTCTGTCCTCACCCTCTGTTGATGCAAAGCAGCAGCTCCAGAGGAAGATTCAGAGGAAACAACAAGAACAGAAGCTGTACTCCCCTCCTGGAGAGGGACAACTCAAGAGGGCAGATGACAGTGTGCCTTGTGCCAGCCCAACCCCTCCGTCACCTCAGCCAACTATAGGCATCGTGGTGGCTGCTGTCCCGAGCCCCATCACG GTACAAAGAAGCAGGCAGCTGTTGTCCCCCAGCCCAATGGGAACAGTAGAGGGCAAAATGCTGCCTATTAACTTCCAAATGGTGACCCAGCCGGTCCAGGCAGTGAAACAGAGCCCCAAAACCCCACAAAGTATTGTAGCAAGTCCAGTGGGAGAACGCACGGCTCGGCAGCGCTATGCGCAAATCCTGCCCAAACCTACGGCCACGACTGCTATCACTTTGCGCTCTCCCTCCACCATGATCATCGGGAACAGCCCTGTTAAGACTGTGATGACCACATGTCATGTCAGCCCAGTCAGTTTGGTAAAGATGACAGCCATATCACTCTCACCCAACAGCAGCAATACTACCACTTCCCTCGCAAACGCCACTCTACGGCCGGCATCTGCAGGCATTAGTAGTACTTTGTTTGCAGAAGACATCAGTTACAATCAAAGCATGAGGAGTACTTCTGCATTCCCCATCCTGGCCCCGGTGGCCCGGTTTGGGCAGACTACTAACACTCATACCATCGATGTTGAAATGGAAGTTGAAGCTATACATAAATACAGCCAAATGCAAAATCCTGGTGCTTTAGCTTTCCCTCAAGAGGCAATGGCAAATAGGGCTGGAGGGGCTTTCCAGAGGGCTGCCAGTGTTCCCATACCTCAGTCTAAAGGCTTCTTGAGTTTGGAGGACACATCCAGCACCAATTGCAATGGAAATTTCTCTTCAAGCTCTAATACTGTTAGACCGGGTGAAAACAGCTATAATGGAGCAAATAATACAAGCGCCTTGCACTTAACTCCGAATACCAGCGCTGTTTCTTTTCTGAACACCAGCACACATCCTTCATTTGGGGAAAGCAGCAATGTAATACCAGTAAAGGAAGGTTTCCTGTCCACTAAGAGCCTCAGGAAACGTTCAAGCCTAAGTCCAGACCTTTCTCTGATCAAAAGGGCTTTTATGCCCCAGCAGCCAGTAGAGGGCGGTGCTGGTCTTGGATATAGGATTAGAAACACCCTCGCTAACATCCTCAGGCCAGGAGCTCCAACTAGACCTGAAAGTGCACCAGCTGCcagagaggtagagaagaaAATGATCTCTGTCCCATTTGCTCAAGTCCACGCACCTTGCACTTCCTCTGTCAGAGCCAGTGGCTTCTACTCTGTTGCCAAAACACAGAGCTCAATGCAGAGGAAAAACACTTCCACTGTTATGGAAACCTGCACCTCAGTCAGTCACCCATTAATTCAGCAACAGCAGGGGCACACAATGTCTAACGTGCATGCCATACCTAATAACCCCGGCCTCCAAACACATTCAGGTGTGAGTGATGTTAGGAGTTCAGCCACAGGGAGCCTGGAGGGAGCTCAACAACATACCTATTCTAAGTCTATGTCTGTTACCACACCCTTAGACTTTTTGAATCAAGCTTCATCGTCAAGCCAGCTCCCTATGCAGACCGATATGGACTACTTTCCCTTTGATGATGATGTGACTCAGGACAGCATTGTGGAGGAGCTGGtgcagatggaggagcagatgaaGCTTAACAACGTGCAGGAGTTTGGAAACTGTGTTGCACTGCAGGGCCAACAGGCTGTGATGCCAGACAGCATGATGTCTACCAATCAGACCATGACCTCTTACTATCATGCTGCAAACTGCCGCAGCAACCCGATCCAAACTCCAACACCTACTCCAACTCCAACTCCCACACCCACATCGGAAATGATGGGAGGAATCCAAAGCTTCACCAGAGAGAGCCCCTTCTCCCGCATCGCCTCCACAACACCAGTGGACAGCGCACTGGGAAGCAGTCGACACACCCCAGCTGGTACTCCACACTCCAACTGCAGCAGCACTGTGCCTCCCAGTCCAGTGGAGTGCAGAAACCCATTTGCATTTACACCCATCAACTCCAGCATCACTGGTTTCCACGACGGCAGCACCATCTCCAGCAGCCCAGTCAAGCCCATGCAGAGACCGATGGCAACCCACCCAGACAAGACCAGGCTGGAGTGGATGAATAACAgttacaacagcagcagcgGGAGCTTAAACAAGTCAAACAGTGGAATGGGAATCCTCCCCAGCTATCAAAGCCTGATCGGTGACCATTTCCAAAAACCTCATGCTTTCGCCGTCCCTCATGCACGGCACCACGACAGCCATTTTGGGCGTTTGACTCCCATCTCGCCGGTGCAGCAGCAGGTAGCTAACACGGCCAAGCAGGAGGGCTTTGCTGTGCCGGCCCCTCTGGATAACAAAGCCGCCAACACACCTGCCTCAACCTTTCGATGTCGCAGTGTAAGTCCCGCTGTGCATCAGAGGAACTTGAGTGGAAACACAGGAAACCTTCCCCATATCCCTCATTCAGTAGTGTCTCCCTTTAACTCTCCTGTGACGCCAGAGATGTTAAACATCTTTGcgaacagacagacacagtttgGGGTGAGCAGCATGGCGCAGAGGAGCCATTCTGTGCCGCTCAACATCCTGATGCAAACTGAAGTCCAGCCCACACTGGGCCAACACTGCAACAGCAAAAACATCACCAATGTCCTTCTGAGCAAGCTGGATGGAGACCATGACGACACTGTTCGGGGGCTGGGCATCAATAACTTACCCTCCAGCTACACTGCACGCATGAACCTCACCCAGATCCTCGAGTCTGACCCCGAACTCTCCTGCAGTGACCACCACCTCAGCCTGATGACCTCTGACTCCACCAGCAGATGCAAGTTGCAGAGGCCAAATTACCTCATCGAAAATGCTATTAATGAACAAATGATTCTCTCGGCAGGTGACAGCCGAGTACAATCAGCTTCCAGAGAGCAGCATCGACAACAGGCCCAGTCTATGTTGTTAACGTTGTGCTCACAGCAGCATCAAGAAGAACTACAGCAGCAGTTGGATTTCAGCAGCACTGTGAAAGACCTACTGGCAGACAACAGCCTTACTGCTGGAAGTCAGCTCATGGAGCAGGTGTCAGAGCTAACCACAGGCACAGCCGATTTCCCTTGTGAAATCAGATTGACATCGGAGCTCTCCAGTAGTATCAATGACCTTAACGCATTGGACACAGACCTTCTGTTTGACCCCAACCAGCAGCAAGGGCAATATCAACATGCTGCTGCAGAGGATGAGTTGGTGAATGATGTGCTGTTTCAGCAAATTACCAGCGACACAGCACATTCAAGTGGACTTGACTGGCTGGAAAGCAAAGATCATCCAACTGTTGGGTTGATGGGTTGA